Proteins encoded by one window of Apus apus isolate bApuApu2 chromosome 15, bApuApu2.pri.cur, whole genome shotgun sequence:
- the GMEB2 gene encoding glucocorticoid modulatory element-binding protein 2 isoform X2 produces MATPDVSVHMEEVVVVTTPDSAMDGGGVEEVKTVLVTTNLSQHSGDINEDTLETENAAAAAAAAFTASTQLKEAVLVKMAEDEDSLEAEIVYPITCGDSKANLIWRKFVCPGINVKCVQFDDHLISPKEFVHLAGKSTLKDWKRAIRMNGIMLRKIMDSGELDFYQHTKVCSNTCRSTKIDLTGARVSLSSQTSAEYIPLTPASADVNGSPATITIETCEDSSDWSTSIGDDTFAFWRGLKDTGLLEEVIHEFHQELVDTMKGLQQRAQDPPLQLGDAVLLNNVVQNFGMLDLVKKVLASHKCQMDRSREQYARDLAALEQQCDEHRKRAKELKHKSQHLNNVLMTLTPVSVPTPLKRPRLTRATSGPAAITSQVLSQPAQLAVTPGVPVSQLANLPLGKVVSALPPSVLGKGQSQPPATASPASPLLGGYTVLASAGSTFPGTVEIHPDASNLTVLSAAAVQDGSTVVKVVSPFQLLTLPGLGTTIQNVTQMAPGGGSTVVTVPSGVTGDEHATIEVTAVADEVEQK; encoded by the exons ATGGCCACTCCAGACGTCAGTGTCCACatggaggaggtggtggtggtgacaACACCCGACAGCGCCATGGATGGGGGTGGCGTGGAGGAGGTGAAGACAGTGCTGGTCACCACCAACCTGTCCCAGCACAG TGGTGACATAAACGAGGACACACTGGAGACCGAAAATGCAGccgctgcagctgctgctgccttcacagcCTCCACGCAGCTGAAGGAAGCGGTTCTAG TGAAGATGGCTGAAGATGAGGACAGTTTGGAGGCAGAGATTGTCTACCCCATCACCTGTGGGGACAGCAAAGCCAACCTCATCTGGAGGAAGTTTGTGTGCCCTGGGATCAACGTCAAGTGTGTGCAG TTTGATGATCACCTCATTAGTCCCAAGGAGTTTGTCCACTTGGCGGGCAAGTCGACCCTGAAGGACTGGAAGCGGGCGATCCGGATGAACGGGATCATGCTCCG GAAGATCATGGACTCAGGAGAGCTGGATTTCTACCAGCACACAAAGGTCTGTTCCAACACCTGCCGGAGCACCAAAATCGACCTGACAGGAGCCAGGGTGTCCCTGAGCAGCCAGACATCAGCAGAGTACATCCCCCTCACTCCCGCCTCCGCCGATG TGAACGGATCCCCAGCCACAATTACCATAGAAACGTGTGAGGATTCCAGCGACTGGAGCACCAGCATCGGAG atGACACCTTCGCTTTCTGGCGAGGCCTGAAGGACACTGGTCTCCTGGAAGAAGTCATCCACGAGTTCCACCAGGAGCTAGTGGACACCATGAAGGGCTTGCAGCAGCGAGCGCAGGACCCCCCGCTGCAGCTCGGGG ATGCTGTTTTACTCAACAACGTAGTCCAGAACTTCGGGATGTTGGATCTGGTCAAGAAGGTCCTGGCCAGCCACAAGTGCCAGATGGATCGCTCGAGGGAGCAGTACGCGCGGGATTTGGCAG ctctggagcagcagtgtGACGAGCACCGCAAGCGAGCCAAGGAGCTGAAGCACAAATCCCAGCATCTCAACAACGTCCTGATGACCCTCACGCCCGTCTCCGTCCCCACGCCTTTAAAACGTCCCAGGCTGACCAGGGCCACCTCGGGACCAGCTGCCATCACCTCCCAAGTCCTGTCGCAGCCAGCGCAGCTCGCCGTCACCCCCGGGGTGCCTGTCTCTCAACTCGCCAACCTCCCTCTTGGCAAAGTGGTGTCAGCTCTGCCGCCCTcggtgctggggaagggccagtcccagccccctgccaccGCTTCCCCGGCCTCCCCCCTGCTGGGAGGATACACGGTACTGGCCTCTGCTGGTTCCACCTTTCCCGGGACGGTGGAGATCCACCCGGACGCTTCCAACCTGACGGTGCTGAGCGCGGCCGCGGTGCAGGACGGCAGCACCGTGGTGAAGGTGGTGAGTCCCTTCCAGCTGCTCACGCTGCCGGGACTTGGCACGACCATCCAGAACGTGACACAAATGGCTCCCGGCGGTGGGAGCACGGTCGTGACCGTCCCCTCCGGTGTCACCGGGGATGAACATGCCACCATCGAGGTGACGGCAGTGGCTGATGAGGTGGAGCAGAAGTGA
- the STMN3 gene encoding stathmin-3 produces MASTVSAYKEKMKELSLLSLICSCFHTQPHPNTIYQYGDMEVKQLDKRASGQSFEVILKSPSDLSPESPILSSPPKKKDLSLEELQRRLEAAEERRKTQEAQVLKQLAEKREHEREVLHKALEENNNFSRLAEEKLNYKMELSREIREAHLAALRERLREKELHAAEVRRNKEQREEISG; encoded by the exons cctacaaggagaaaatgaaggagCTGTCTCTGCTCTCCCTCATCTGCTCCTGTTTCCACACCCAGCCCCATCCTAACACCATCTACCAGTATGGAG ATATGGAGGTGAAGCAGCTGGATAAGAGGGCATCAGGCCAGAGCTTCGAAGTGATCCTGAAGTCCCCTTCAGATTTATCTCCTGAGAGCCCGatcctttcctccccccccaaGAAGAAGGACCTGtccctggaggagctgcagaggaggctggaggctgcagaggagaggaggaag ACCCAGGAGGCTCAGGTGCTGAAGCAGCTGGCGGAGAAGCGGGAACACGAGCGGGAGGTGCTGCACAAGGCGCTGGAGGAGAACAACAACTTCAGCCGCCTGGCCGAGGAGAAGCTCAACTACAAGAtggagctgagcagggagaTCCGTGAAGCACACCTGGCTGCCTTGAGGGAGCGGCTGCGCGAGAAG GAACTGCACGCAGCTGAAGTTCGCAGGAACAAGGAACAGCGGGAGGAGATCTCTGGATAA
- the GMEB2 gene encoding glucocorticoid modulatory element-binding protein 2 isoform X1, producing the protein MGWLGICSSLSPPERRFPAPPKMDFLREAFLTQGFPSFLPRQLVAQGSPACSHLAMATPDVSVHMEEVVVVTTPDSAMDGGGVEEVKTVLVTTNLSQHSGDINEDTLETENAAAAAAAAFTASTQLKEAVLVKMAEDEDSLEAEIVYPITCGDSKANLIWRKFVCPGINVKCVQFDDHLISPKEFVHLAGKSTLKDWKRAIRMNGIMLRKIMDSGELDFYQHTKVCSNTCRSTKIDLTGARVSLSSQTSAEYIPLTPASADVNGSPATITIETCEDSSDWSTSIGDDTFAFWRGLKDTGLLEEVIHEFHQELVDTMKGLQQRAQDPPLQLGDAVLLNNVVQNFGMLDLVKKVLASHKCQMDRSREQYARDLAALEQQCDEHRKRAKELKHKSQHLNNVLMTLTPVSVPTPLKRPRLTRATSGPAAITSQVLSQPAQLAVTPGVPVSQLANLPLGKVVSALPPSVLGKGQSQPPATASPASPLLGGYTVLASAGSTFPGTVEIHPDASNLTVLSAAAVQDGSTVVKVVSPFQLLTLPGLGTTIQNVTQMAPGGGSTVVTVPSGVTGDEHATIEVTAVADEVEQK; encoded by the exons ATGGGGTGGTTGGGAATTTGCTCATCCCTTTCTCCACCAGAGCGTAGATTCCCTGCACCCCCCAAGATGGATTTTCTCAGGGAGGCCTTTCTGACACAGGGCTTCCCCTCGTTTCTCCCCAGGCAGCTGGTGGCCCagggctctcctgcctgctcccacctcGCCATGGCCACTCCAGACGTCAGTGTCCACatggaggaggtggtggtggtgacaACACCCGACAGCGCCATGGATGGGGGTGGCGTGGAGGAGGTGAAGACAGTGCTGGTCACCACCAACCTGTCCCAGCACAG TGGTGACATAAACGAGGACACACTGGAGACCGAAAATGCAGccgctgcagctgctgctgccttcacagcCTCCACGCAGCTGAAGGAAGCGGTTCTAG TGAAGATGGCTGAAGATGAGGACAGTTTGGAGGCAGAGATTGTCTACCCCATCACCTGTGGGGACAGCAAAGCCAACCTCATCTGGAGGAAGTTTGTGTGCCCTGGGATCAACGTCAAGTGTGTGCAG TTTGATGATCACCTCATTAGTCCCAAGGAGTTTGTCCACTTGGCGGGCAAGTCGACCCTGAAGGACTGGAAGCGGGCGATCCGGATGAACGGGATCATGCTCCG GAAGATCATGGACTCAGGAGAGCTGGATTTCTACCAGCACACAAAGGTCTGTTCCAACACCTGCCGGAGCACCAAAATCGACCTGACAGGAGCCAGGGTGTCCCTGAGCAGCCAGACATCAGCAGAGTACATCCCCCTCACTCCCGCCTCCGCCGATG TGAACGGATCCCCAGCCACAATTACCATAGAAACGTGTGAGGATTCCAGCGACTGGAGCACCAGCATCGGAG atGACACCTTCGCTTTCTGGCGAGGCCTGAAGGACACTGGTCTCCTGGAAGAAGTCATCCACGAGTTCCACCAGGAGCTAGTGGACACCATGAAGGGCTTGCAGCAGCGAGCGCAGGACCCCCCGCTGCAGCTCGGGG ATGCTGTTTTACTCAACAACGTAGTCCAGAACTTCGGGATGTTGGATCTGGTCAAGAAGGTCCTGGCCAGCCACAAGTGCCAGATGGATCGCTCGAGGGAGCAGTACGCGCGGGATTTGGCAG ctctggagcagcagtgtGACGAGCACCGCAAGCGAGCCAAGGAGCTGAAGCACAAATCCCAGCATCTCAACAACGTCCTGATGACCCTCACGCCCGTCTCCGTCCCCACGCCTTTAAAACGTCCCAGGCTGACCAGGGCCACCTCGGGACCAGCTGCCATCACCTCCCAAGTCCTGTCGCAGCCAGCGCAGCTCGCCGTCACCCCCGGGGTGCCTGTCTCTCAACTCGCCAACCTCCCTCTTGGCAAAGTGGTGTCAGCTCTGCCGCCCTcggtgctggggaagggccagtcccagccccctgccaccGCTTCCCCGGCCTCCCCCCTGCTGGGAGGATACACGGTACTGGCCTCTGCTGGTTCCACCTTTCCCGGGACGGTGGAGATCCACCCGGACGCTTCCAACCTGACGGTGCTGAGCGCGGCCGCGGTGCAGGACGGCAGCACCGTGGTGAAGGTGGTGAGTCCCTTCCAGCTGCTCACGCTGCCGGGACTTGGCACGACCATCCAGAACGTGACACAAATGGCTCCCGGCGGTGGGAGCACGGTCGTGACCGTCCCCTCCGGTGTCACCGGGGATGAACATGCCACCATCGAGGTGACGGCAGTGGCTGATGAGGTGGAGCAGAAGTGA
- the GMEB2 gene encoding glucocorticoid modulatory element-binding protein 2 isoform X3, with protein sequence MAEDEDSLEAEIVYPITCGDSKANLIWRKFVCPGINVKCVQFDDHLISPKEFVHLAGKSTLKDWKRAIRMNGIMLRKIMDSGELDFYQHTKVCSNTCRSTKIDLTGARVSLSSQTSAEYIPLTPASADVNGSPATITIETCEDSSDWSTSIGDDTFAFWRGLKDTGLLEEVIHEFHQELVDTMKGLQQRAQDPPLQLGDAVLLNNVVQNFGMLDLVKKVLASHKCQMDRSREQYARDLAALEQQCDEHRKRAKELKHKSQHLNNVLMTLTPVSVPTPLKRPRLTRATSGPAAITSQVLSQPAQLAVTPGVPVSQLANLPLGKVVSALPPSVLGKGQSQPPATASPASPLLGGYTVLASAGSTFPGTVEIHPDASNLTVLSAAAVQDGSTVVKVVSPFQLLTLPGLGTTIQNVTQMAPGGGSTVVTVPSGVTGDEHATIEVTAVADEVEQK encoded by the exons ATGGCTGAAGATGAGGACAGTTTGGAGGCAGAGATTGTCTACCCCATCACCTGTGGGGACAGCAAAGCCAACCTCATCTGGAGGAAGTTTGTGTGCCCTGGGATCAACGTCAAGTGTGTGCAG TTTGATGATCACCTCATTAGTCCCAAGGAGTTTGTCCACTTGGCGGGCAAGTCGACCCTGAAGGACTGGAAGCGGGCGATCCGGATGAACGGGATCATGCTCCG GAAGATCATGGACTCAGGAGAGCTGGATTTCTACCAGCACACAAAGGTCTGTTCCAACACCTGCCGGAGCACCAAAATCGACCTGACAGGAGCCAGGGTGTCCCTGAGCAGCCAGACATCAGCAGAGTACATCCCCCTCACTCCCGCCTCCGCCGATG TGAACGGATCCCCAGCCACAATTACCATAGAAACGTGTGAGGATTCCAGCGACTGGAGCACCAGCATCGGAG atGACACCTTCGCTTTCTGGCGAGGCCTGAAGGACACTGGTCTCCTGGAAGAAGTCATCCACGAGTTCCACCAGGAGCTAGTGGACACCATGAAGGGCTTGCAGCAGCGAGCGCAGGACCCCCCGCTGCAGCTCGGGG ATGCTGTTTTACTCAACAACGTAGTCCAGAACTTCGGGATGTTGGATCTGGTCAAGAAGGTCCTGGCCAGCCACAAGTGCCAGATGGATCGCTCGAGGGAGCAGTACGCGCGGGATTTGGCAG ctctggagcagcagtgtGACGAGCACCGCAAGCGAGCCAAGGAGCTGAAGCACAAATCCCAGCATCTCAACAACGTCCTGATGACCCTCACGCCCGTCTCCGTCCCCACGCCTTTAAAACGTCCCAGGCTGACCAGGGCCACCTCGGGACCAGCTGCCATCACCTCCCAAGTCCTGTCGCAGCCAGCGCAGCTCGCCGTCACCCCCGGGGTGCCTGTCTCTCAACTCGCCAACCTCCCTCTTGGCAAAGTGGTGTCAGCTCTGCCGCCCTcggtgctggggaagggccagtcccagccccctgccaccGCTTCCCCGGCCTCCCCCCTGCTGGGAGGATACACGGTACTGGCCTCTGCTGGTTCCACCTTTCCCGGGACGGTGGAGATCCACCCGGACGCTTCCAACCTGACGGTGCTGAGCGCGGCCGCGGTGCAGGACGGCAGCACCGTGGTGAAGGTGGTGAGTCCCTTCCAGCTGCTCACGCTGCCGGGACTTGGCACGACCATCCAGAACGTGACACAAATGGCTCCCGGCGGTGGGAGCACGGTCGTGACCGTCCCCTCCGGTGTCACCGGGGATGAACATGCCACCATCGAGGTGACGGCAGTGGCTGATGAGGTGGAGCAGAAGTGA